One Gossypium hirsutum isolate 1008001.06 chromosome A11, Gossypium_hirsutum_v2.1, whole genome shotgun sequence genomic window carries:
- the LOC107923249 gene encoding NAC domain-containing protein 83, whose translation MNSLRLNGLRKLPPGFRFQPTEEELVFQYLKCKAFSFPLPASIIPDLNICNFDPWDLPGDLGEERYFFSVKEAKYKIGNRINWATASGYWKATGSDKQIISRRNQVAGMRKTLVFHMGKPPHGLRTDWIMHEYRLVNVPNNDFNSANNPMMQNYLNHGMEKWVLCHVFLKRTSKKSSEEEIMQSFCNKNRNEELGHRMEPKLYNFMREKDAESSSSSSASSRSDITEVSSSACSRQY comes from the exons ATGAACAGTCTGAGGCTGAATGGATTAAGAAAATTGCCGCCGGGCTTCCGTTTTCAGCCGACGGAGGAAGAGCTTGTGTTTCAGTACTTGAAATGCAAGGCCTTTTCCTTCCCTTTGCCTGCTTCTATCATCCCTGACCTCAATATTTGCAATTTTGATCCCTGGGATTTGCCTG gtgatttggGGGAAGAGAGGTATTTTTTTAGTGTGAAGGAAGCCAAGTATAAGATCGGGAACCGGATAAACTGGGCGACTGCTTCCGGATATTGGAAGGCAACCGGGTCAGATAAGCAAATCATATCAAGGAGAAATCAAGTAGCAGGGATGAGGAAAACCCTAGTTTTTCACATGGGGAAGCCTCCACATGGATTAAGAACTGATTGGATCATGCATGAATATCGTTTAGTCAATGTACCAAACAATGATTTCAACTCGGCAAACAACCCAATGATGCAG aATTATTTGAATCATGGGATGGAAAAATGGGTACTATGTCATGTATTTTTGAAGAGAACTAGTAAGAAAAGTAGTGAGGAGGAGATTATGCAGAGTTTTTGcaataaaaatagaaatgaagAATTGGGTCATAGGATGGAACCCAAATTGTATAATTTTATGAGAGAAAAAGATGCCGagtcatcatcttcatcatcagcAAGTTCGAGGAGTGATATCACTGAGGTGTCTTCAAGTGCATGCAGCAGACAATACTGA
- the LOC107924367 gene encoding uncharacterized protein, translated as MASPKEHIDAIRKIKYSIGGEPNPLTEDLHQAVRNLSAELYTKDVHFLMELIQNAQDNEYLEGVDPSLEFVITSRDITATGASATLLMFNNEKGFSSKNIDSICSIGRSTKKGNRQSGYIGEKGIGFKSVFLISAQPYVFSNGYQIRFNEAPCPHCGLGYIVPEWVDDLTLDDIRKVYGSALPTTVIVLPLKPDKVKAVKQQLSIIEPEVLLFLSKIKRLSVREDNEDPRLNTVSGIAITSETNFVTRKNVDAESYTLCLSAEEKDDKSGKECSYHIWKQKFPVRLENKVERRMDVDELVITLAFPNDERLHRGMNLPGVYAFLPTEMVTNFPFIIQADFVLSSSRETILLDNKWNQGILDCVPTAFVNAFISLVKMTNEAPVSSLRWMFNFLPVNCSSYQKFNAIRETIRLKLVDEDILPSDESCTGQKFFHKPGEVGRIMPAFWVIVEKARKEGVGLHNLSSHGTYVLHSSFDVAEYDNILNFLGVGLVDNRWYAKCIRGSNLVLGVSESLYLELLIFLAENWKNIFYGTNIINVPLLKYVDLSGCVSLCSISESMQHTRGTICRSHQFDHVSWMIDWNREFGGATNCLFLPESTQYAIRTCFKKETISGWLQNQVKVVSISVYDYAAALIDSLGSKPKLVITYAHFLYHSFWKYFVTSAEVGDLCDIIPLVDNYGNVNVTKKRKILVPANGSKWNSLVGSNPLKAEGYIELGEDYLHERTFAGQFTPGKQLLEFLISHVGVSDIPSVSPPNAAVPAVSSPLTKDNTFLLLDWIRYLRSRRTPIPERFLTSIKSGNWLKVTINGSSGYKPPAQSFFHSSSWGDILQNGSVFVDIPLIDQTYYGDRINYYREELKIIGVMFEYGEACQFIGDHLMRLASSSTLSKDRVLSILGLIRYLRKKYLAPDEFIRSIKEGRWLKTSRGFRSPVGAVLFDEEWRTAIQICNAPLIDQAFYGDQILGFKDELRLLGVIVGFSRCYQLVIDNLKNSSYLTSMSADAFLLSLECMRYARSPERLVTTLRDAKCLKTNLGFKPPSECFLFDQEWGCLLQVFTCFPIIDQAYYRSIISSYKNELKRLGAVVDFDVAVKSFISRFKRRASSSSLTKDDVFSFLSCCRQLKGTSYKFPSDLKECILEAKWLRTRLGDFRSPRECILFSPEWESISSITLLPFLDDSDSFYGKDLHKYRHELKTIGVVIEFESGVKFVPSCLYFPRSTDSITPRIALSFLNCLRILLEDKNYTFSLPFLKKVSEKWLKTTVGYMSPGDCLLLDKNSGLKPTDGPFIDEGFYGSEIRTYRKELSSIGVIVDVEKGSTHIANHLDLHSDFATIIRIYKFLAKVEWKPDCEAKQLIWIPEGNENGRWVKPDGCVLHDRDGLFGLQLNVLEKHYKNKVLLQLFSGAAFGVKSYPSLDDYCKLWKGWETSGHRLSHGECCAFWRFVLQHKSSKEEQILSESLVKVPVDLGSEGIMLFDKHDVFIADDLRLKELLLKSSSHPLFVWYPQPSLPVLPRTTLFELYLKIGVRMISHSVQKKDLSFTNGLELKQINPRDAMLGKELLRLILGFLACSLKMEAEKRHEAVQSLRNLTVLETSEPVAVVYSLLLSSGKTQEVQASRMVRWDKESSKFFIQKLDESAGQKDRLEYATYFSEAVAEGLLWEKEDQVSSLSELIKLAFILKFDEDAVSFLMKSKNLQVFAEDEDFLSAAFPNE; from the exons ATGGCGTCACCTAAAGAACACATTGATGCGATTAGAAAAATAAAGTACTCAATCGGAGGAGAACCCAACCCTTTGACAGAAGACCTTCATCAAGCCGTTCGAAACTTATCCGCTGAGCTTTATACTAAAGATGTTCATTTCCTCATGGAACTTATCCAG AATGCGCAAGATAACGAGTATTTAGAAGGAGTGGATCCATCACTCGAGTTTGTGATAACTTCTCGAGATATTACGGCGACCGGAGCTTCGGCAACGTTGCTGATGTTCAATAATGAGAAGGGATTTTCTTCCAAAAATATTGACTCTATTTGCAGTATTGGTCGTTCCACCAAGAAAGGGAATAGGCAAAGTGGTTATATTGGGGAGAAAG GAATTGGATTCAAGAGTGTCTTTCTGATCAGTGCGCAGCCCTACGTATTCAGCAATGGCTATCAGATACGGTTCAATGAGGCCCCTTGCCCTCACTGTGGTCTTGGCTACATAGTTCCTGAGTGGGTTGATGACCTGACACTCGACGACATTAGAAAGGTTTATGGATCTGCGCTTCCAACCACAGTCATTGTGCTTCCCCTGAAGCCTGACAAGGTCAAGGCAGTGAAACAGCAGCTGTCAATCATTGAACCCGAAGTTTTATTATTCCTTTCGAAGATCAAGCGTCTTTCTGTCAGGGAAGACAATGAGGATCCGAGGCTCAATACTGTGAGTGGGATAGCTATTACAAGTGAGACTAATTTTGTGACAAGGAAGAATGTCGATGCTGAGTCCTATACTCTCTGTCTTTCCGCTGAGGAAAAGGATGACAAGTCCGGAAAAGAATGCAGCTACCATATATGGAAGCAGAAGTTTCCTGTTAGGCTGGAAAACAAAGTGGAAAGGAGAATGGATGTGGACGAGTTGGTGATCACGTTGGCTTTTCCGAACGATGAGCGTCTGCATAGGGGGATGAACTTACCTGGGGTCTATGCATTTCTTCCCACGGAGATGGTGACCAATTTCCCCTTCATTATTCAAGCAGATTTTGTTTTATCATCATCAAGGGAAACAATACTCTTAGACAACAAATGGAACCAAGGGATTCTTGATTGCGTTCCCACTGCTTTTGTCAATGCTTTCATCTCACTGGTTAAAATGACAAATGAGGCCCCGGTTTCTAGTCTACGTTGGATGTTCAATTTCTTGCCTGTCAACTGTTCCTCGTACCAGAAATTTAATGCCATTAGGGAAACAATAAGATTGAAACTGGTGGATGAAGATATACTACCAAGTGATGAGTCTTGCACGGGCCAGAAGTTTTTTCATAAACCCGGTGAAGTTGGTAGAATTATGCCTGCTTTCTGGGTTATTGTGGAGAAGGCAAGAAAGGAGGGGGTAGGCTTGCATAATCTGTCATCACATGGAACATATGTCTTGCATTCTTCTTTTGATGTGGCCGAGTATGATAATATTCTGAATTTTTTGGGAGTTGGACTGGTCGACAACAGATGGTATGCAAAGTGCATCCGAGGTTCTAATCTTGTGTTGGGAGTTTCGGAGAGCCTTTATCTTGAGCTTCTTATCTTCCTTGCAGAGAATTGGAAGAACATATTCTATGGTACCAACATTATAAACGTACCACTTCTTAAATATGTTGATCTTTCTGGATGTGTGTCCTTGTGCAGTATCAGTGAATCCATGCAACATACTCGAGGGACAATATGCCGATCTCATCAATTTGATCACGTCTCATGGATGATTGATTGGAATAGGGAGTTTGGTGGGGCTACAAACTGTCTTTTTCTTCCTGAAAGCACACAATATGCCATCCGTACATGCTTCAAGAAAGAAACAATTTCAGGATGGCTACAAAACCAGGTCAAGGTTGTTTCAATAAGTGTGTATGACTATGCAGCTGCTCTTATTGACAGTCTTGGTAGCAAGCCGAAGCTTGTTATTACCTATGCTCACTTCTTATATCATTCATTCTGGAAGTACTTCGTAACATCAGCAGAAGTTGGTGATTTGTGTGACATTATTCCGCTGGTAGATAACTATGGTAATGTAAATGTGACCAAGAAGAGGAAGATTCTTGTTCCTGCTAATGGAAGCAAATGGAACAGTTTAGTGGGTTCTAATCCACTGAAAGCTGAAGGCTATATTGAGTTGGGGGAAGATTACTTGCATGAGAGGACTTTTGCTGGTCAATTCACTCCTGGAAAGCAGCTCTTGGAGTTTCTAATATCACATGTTGGTGTTTCAGATATCCCATCTGTGTCTCCCCCTAATGCTGCGGTTCCTGCTGTCTCTTCACCCCTCACAAAGGATAACACTTTCTTGCTTTTGGATTGGATTCGGTACTTGAGAAGCAGAAGAACGCCAATTCCAGAAAGGTTTCTGACTAGCATAAAAAGTGGAAACTGGCTGAAAGTCACCATAAATGGCTCTTCTGGCTACAAACCACCAGCacaatcattctttcattcatcttCATGGGGAGATATTTTGCAGAATGGGTCAGTGTTTGTTGATATTCCACTAATTGATCAGACATATTATGGAGACAGAATAAATTATTATAGGGAGGAGCTGAAAATTATCGGAGTAATGTTTGAGTATGGTGAAGCATGTCAATTTATCGGGGACCATCTCATGCGATTGGCATCTTCATCAACGCTAAGTAAAGATCGTGTGCTTTCCATTCTTGGTCTCATCAGATATCTGAGGAAAAAATACCTCGCTCCTGATGAATTTATCCGCAGTATCAAAGAAGGAAGGTGGCTAAAGACTTCCCGTGGTTTCAGATCACCGGTGGGAGCTGTTTTGTTCGACGAGGAATGGAGGACAGCCATACAAATATGTAATGCCCCCCTCATTGATCAAGCATTCTACGGTGATCAAATCCTTGGCTTCAAAGACGAACTCAGGCTGCTTGGTGTTATAGTTGGCTTCAGTAGATGCTATCAGCTTGTCATTGATAACTTGAAAAATTCTTCGTACTTGACCTCTATGAGTGCTGATGCTTTTCTTTTATCGCTGGAATGTATGCGTTATGCAAGATCGCCTGAGAGGCTTGTTACTACACTTAGAGATGCAAAGTGTTTGAAGACAAATCTTGGTTTCAAACCTCCATCTGAATGCTTTCTATTTGATCAAGAGTGGGGCTGTCTTCTACAAGTTTTCACTTGTTTCCCGATAATCGATCAAGCTTACTACAGAAGTATCATCTCTAGCTACAAAAATGAGTTGAAGAGATTGGGTGCTGTTGTGGATTTCGATGTAGCAGTCAAATCCTTTATCAGCCGTTTCAAGCGACGGGCATCGTCATCATCTCTTACAAAAGATGATGTTTTCTCATTCCTCTCATGCTGTAGACAACTGAAGGGAACGTCCTATAAGTTTCCCTCTGACTTAAAGGAATGCATACTTGAAGCAAAATGGTTGCGGACTCGGCTTGGTGATTTCAGGTCTCCGAGAGAGTGTATCCTTTTTAGTCCGGAATGGGAGTCCATCTCTTCAATTACCCTCCTTCCTTTTCTTGATGATAGTGATAGCTTCTACGGAAAGGATCTTCACAAGTACAGACATGAGTTGAAGACTATTGGAGTAGTCATTGAATTCGAAAGTGGTGTGAAGTTTGTGCCTTCTTGCCTCTATTTCCCTCGAAGTACTGACAGTATAACTCCCAGAATTGCACTTTCATTTCTCAATTGCTTGAGAATTTTGTTGGAAGACAAGAACTACACCTTCTCTTTACCATTTCTTAAAAAAGTTTCAGAAAAATGGTTGAAAACCACTGTTGGTTATATGAGTCCAGGTGATTGCTTACTTTTAGATAAGAATTCAGGCTTGAAACCAACTGATGGACCATTCATCGATGAAGGGTTTTATGGTTCCGAGATTAGAACATACAGAAAAGAGCTATCTTCTATAGGTGTTATTGTTGATGTTGAGAAGGGAAGCACACACATAGCCAATCACCTTGATCTGCATTCAGATTTTGCCACAATCATTCGAATATATAAATTCTTGGCAAAAGTAGAATGGAAGCCTGACTGTGAAGCAAAACAGCTAATATGGATCCCAGAGGGAAATGAAAATGGAAGGTGGGTAAAACCTGATGGATGTGTTCTGCATGATAGAGATGGACTCTTTGGTTTGCAGTTGAATGTTTTGGAGAAGCACTATAAGAACAAAGTACTACTGCAGCTCTTCTCTGGTGCAGCATTTGGTGTCAAATCGTATCCTTCGCTAGATGATTACTGCAAACTCTGGAAAGGTTGGGAAACTTCAGGACACCGATTGTCGCATGGTGAGTGTTGTGCATTCTGGAGGTTTGTTTTGCAGCACAAGAGTTCAAAGGAAGAGCAAATTCTTTCTGAAAGTTTGGTGAAGGTCCCTGTGGATTTAGGTTCAGAGGGGATTATGTTATTCGACAAGCATGATGTGTTTATAGCTGATGATCTTCGGCTTAAGGAGCTTTTACTCAAATCATCATCTCATCCTCTATTTGTCTGGTATCCTCAGCCAAGTTTACCTGTTTTGCCTCGGACTACGTTGTTCGAGTTATATTTGAAAATCGGGGTTCGGATGATCTCTCACTCTGTACAGAAGAAAGACTTATCCTTTACAAATGGCCTGGAACTTAAGCAGATCAATCCTAGAGATGCCATGCTTGGAAAAGAGCTGCTCCGACTTATTCTTGGGTTTTTAGCATGTTCATTAAAAATGGAAGCTGAGAAAAGGCATGAAGCTGTTCAGTCCCTCCGCAATCTCACTGTCCTTGAGACTTCGGAACCGGTTGCTGTTGTATATAGTTTGTTATTGTCTTCAGGTAAAACCCAAGAAGTTCAAGCTAGTCGAATGGTACGCTGGGACAAAGAAAGCTCAAAGTTTTTCATTCAGAAGTTGGATGAGTCTGCTGGGCAAAAGGATCGGCTTGAATATGCTACTTATTTCTCAGAAGCAGTTGCTGAGGGACTACTGTGGGAGAAGGAAGATCAGGTCAGTTCTCTCTCCGAACTAATCAAGCTGGCCTTCATTCTGAAATTCGATGAAGACGCTGTCAGTTTCCTGATGAAATCCAAGAATCTGCAAGTGTTTGCGGAGGATGAAGATTTCCTATCTGCTGCTTTTCCTAATGAATAG
- the LOC107923158 gene encoding ubiquitin-conjugating enzyme E2 27 has protein sequence MKHLARILKELEECNTEQDSSGITLSLKPDNLTRLIGSIAGPLGTPYEGGSFQIHIALPGAYPYEPPRMTFITKIWHPNISSQSGAMCLDILKDQWSPAVRLKTALLSVQALLSAPELRDPQDALVARQYICEYQTFIDTARSWTENFARVSSLGVEEKTGTDETVSPMIW, from the exons ATGAAACACCTTGCTCGGATTCTAAAGGAGTTAGAAGAATGTAACACAGAACAAGACTCCTCGGGCATTACGCTCTCGCTGAAACCAGACAATCTCACTCGCTTGATTGGCAGCATCGCCGGTCCCCTCGGCACTCCTTATGAAGGAGGCTCCTTTCAGATCCATATCGCATTGCCTG GTGCATACCCATACGAACCTCCCCGAATGACGTTTATTACCAAAATTTG GCACCCGAATATCAGCAGTCAAAGTGGGGCGATGTGCCTGGATATATTGAAGGACCAGTGGAGCCCTGCAGTCCGTCTTAAAACGGCTCTTCTTTCGGTCCAAGCTTTGCTTTCTGCTCCTGAACTCCGTGATCCTCAAGATGCTCTAGTAGCACGACAG TATATTTGTGAGTATCAGACATTCATCGATACAGCTCGTTCCTGGACAGAAAATTTTGCCAGGGTGTCTTCTTTAGGGGTTGAGGAAAAG aCGGGAACAGATGAAACGGTTTCGCCGATGATTTGGTGA
- the LOC107923157 gene encoding CASP-like protein 1F1, with amino-acid sequence MESMEAKLPQNPPHKTHKLVLCAQICLRIVAISTAFAATWTIVNAKETVVVFGLQFDARYTYSSAFKFFAFANAIACGFTSLSLMFVLLIFRHGRFTPSNFFFLFLHDLFMMSLILSGVAAGTAIGFVGRYGNSHAGWSEICDRLKKYCDKVTTSMVLSYLSVICLVVLTVISAGKSRQIMV; translated from the exons ATGGAAAGCATGGAAGCCAAGCTCCCACAAAACCCACCTCATAAAACACACAAACTTGTCCTTTGTGCACAAATTTGTTTGAGAATCGTGGCCATTTCGACTGCATTTGCTGCCACATGGACGATTGTCAACGCCAAGGAAACTGTTGTGGTTTTCGGCTTGCAATTCGATGCTCGATATACCTATTCCTCTGCCTTCAA GTTCTTCGCGTTTGCAAATGCCATCGCATGTGGTTTCACTTCGCTTTCCTTGATGTTCGTGCTCTTAATCTTCCGCCATGGCCGCTTTACACCTTCGAACTTCTTCTTCCTATTCCTACACGATTTG TTTATGATGTCGCTGATTCTTTCCGGCGTGGCGGCGGGGACTGCAATAGGATTTGTTGGCCGTTATGGTAACAGTCATGCTGGTTGGTCGGAAATCTGCGACCGTTTGAAGAAATACTGCGACAAGGTGACCACTTCTATGGTGCTGTCGTATCTGTCAGTGATTTGTTTAGTGGTGCTTACAGTCATCTCCGCCGGCAAGTCCCGACAAATCATGGTTTAA